The uncultured Hyphomonas sp. genome includes a window with the following:
- the secF gene encoding protein translocase subunit SecF, with the protein MLIKYWPDRTKVPFMSFRIAGALFSMILIAGSAFLLGTRGLNFGVDFAGGTVMELAKTDTVTVPAVREAMPINAEVNSARGTDGREIVVVKFGEAPPELLGEDFKSLSEEQKAERASGATNELIVETLSEKFGLSVENGDFLRNDSVGPKVSQELFTDGITALVVALAMMLVYIWFRFQWQFSVGAIAALAHDVIITLGMFALLRIEFNLTSIAALLTIIGYSMNDTVVVFDRIREDRRKYKKMPDREVIDMSLNVTLSRTLLTSGTTLISLFAIYFLGGPVLQGMSFALIFGIFIGTYSSIFIASALVLSLGMDFTKKTVEEVEGFTGV; encoded by the coding sequence ATGCTGATCAAATACTGGCCTGACCGGACCAAAGTCCCCTTCATGAGCTTCCGGATTGCCGGGGCTCTGTTCTCGATGATCCTGATTGCGGGCTCGGCTTTCCTGCTGGGAACACGCGGCCTGAACTTCGGCGTCGACTTTGCCGGCGGCACCGTGATGGAACTGGCCAAGACGGACACCGTCACCGTGCCGGCCGTGCGCGAAGCCATGCCGATCAATGCCGAGGTCAACAGTGCCCGCGGCACCGACGGCCGCGAGATCGTCGTGGTCAAGTTCGGGGAAGCGCCGCCGGAGCTGCTGGGCGAAGATTTCAAGTCGCTGTCAGAAGAGCAGAAGGCCGAACGCGCCTCTGGCGCCACGAACGAACTGATCGTCGAGACATTGTCCGAAAAGTTCGGCCTCAGTGTGGAGAATGGCGATTTCCTGCGTAACGACTCGGTTGGTCCGAAAGTCTCGCAGGAACTGTTCACGGACGGGATCACGGCGCTGGTCGTCGCGCTGGCCATGATGCTCGTCTATATCTGGTTCCGCTTCCAGTGGCAGTTCTCGGTCGGTGCCATCGCGGCGCTGGCGCACGATGTGATCATTACGCTCGGCATGTTCGCGCTGTTGCGGATCGAGTTCAACCTGACCTCCATCGCGGCCCTGCTGACCATCATCGGTTACTCGATGAACGACACAGTCGTCGTGTTCGACCGCATCCGGGAAGACCGCCGCAAGTACAAGAAGATGCCGGATCGCGAAGTGATCGACATGTCGCTGAACGTGACCCTGTCGCGGACCTTGCTGACCTCCGGCACGACGCTGATCTCGCTGTTCGCGATCTATTTCCTCGGCGGCCCCGTGCTGCAGGGCATGAGCTTCGCGCTGATCTTCGGTATCTTTATCGGTACTTATTCGTCGATCTTCATCGCGTCGGCACTGGTCCTGTCGCTCGGCATGGACTTCACGAAGAAGACGGTCGAGGAAGTCGAGGGCTTCACTGGCGTCTAG
- the secD gene encoding protein translocase subunit SecD: MLQFPPWKLGLIFVVLLWGVILALPNVVNMSGAPGWMPKKGVNLGLDLQGGVYLMMEIQADEVVANRLDVLSRDVSSALTTPASDRIFNLPEVKGRELVVRLTRPDADGNFRTEDALKRLQKLNGPVGGVIGGAQMYEMRISGKDTITITVPQAAEESLLKEALGKTMTIVRRRVDPEGVSEISITPQGNSRIILEAPGEPDPQRLKDLLNRDGRMTFNIVDSSPAAIQAAQAGAVKPGYRLLYDDQDFPYLINNIPEIVGSDVANAAQSFDEQNRPQITFRLNGNGARKFYETTAKNTGKQFAIVLDDKVMSAPRIDEPIPGGNVRITGTFSQQEAIDLAAIIEAGEMPAKLQFLDQRTVSPTLGQDSINAGYTAALIGLAAVAVFMVLIYGTLGFFAVLSLACNIILIFAGLSGVGATLTLPGIAGIILTIGMAVDANVLVFERIREEQGEGRSPWTATQAGYERALSTIMDANITTLIAATILYLLGSGPVKGFAVTLSIGIVTSVFTAYVVTRMITVGYMKLMKPKRFGI; this comes from the coding sequence ATGCTTCAGTTTCCACCCTGGAAGTTAGGCCTGATTTTCGTGGTTCTTCTGTGGGGCGTCATCCTGGCGCTTCCGAATGTGGTGAACATGTCCGGCGCGCCGGGCTGGATGCCGAAGAAGGGTGTGAATCTGGGGCTGGACCTTCAGGGCGGTGTTTACCTGATGATGGAAATCCAGGCGGACGAAGTCGTCGCCAACCGGCTGGACGTGCTGTCGCGCGATGTCTCCTCCGCGCTGACGACGCCGGCCTCCGACCGGATCTTCAACCTGCCGGAAGTCAAAGGCCGGGAACTGGTGGTTCGCCTGACCCGCCCGGATGCTGACGGCAATTTCCGCACCGAGGACGCGCTGAAGCGCCTGCAGAAGCTGAACGGCCCGGTCGGCGGTGTCATCGGCGGCGCGCAGATGTACGAGATGCGCATCTCCGGCAAGGACACGATCACGATCACCGTGCCGCAGGCGGCAGAGGAATCGCTGCTGAAAGAAGCCCTCGGCAAGACGATGACCATCGTCCGCCGCCGGGTCGACCCGGAAGGCGTGTCGGAAATTTCGATCACGCCGCAGGGCAACAGCCGTATCATCCTGGAAGCCCCGGGCGAGCCGGATCCGCAGCGCCTGAAAGACCTGCTGAACCGCGACGGCCGGATGACCTTCAACATCGTCGATTCCAGCCCCGCCGCGATCCAGGCCGCCCAGGCAGGTGCTGTGAAGCCGGGCTACCGCCTTCTGTATGATGATCAGGACTTTCCGTACCTGATCAACAATATCCCTGAAATCGTCGGGTCTGACGTGGCCAATGCCGCGCAGAGCTTCGACGAGCAGAACCGTCCGCAGATCACCTTCCGCCTGAACGGCAATGGCGCGCGGAAGTTCTATGAGACGACCGCCAAGAACACCGGCAAACAGTTCGCGATCGTGCTGGACGACAAGGTTATGTCGGCGCCGCGCATCGACGAGCCGATCCCGGGCGGAAACGTCCGCATCACCGGTACATTCTCGCAGCAGGAAGCCATCGATCTGGCCGCCATCATCGAAGCGGGGGAAATGCCGGCCAAGCTGCAATTCCTCGACCAGCGGACGGTCAGCCCGACCCTCGGGCAGGACTCGATCAATGCCGGCTACACCGCTGCCCTGATCGGCCTCGCCGCGGTCGCTGTCTTCATGGTGCTGATCTACGGCACGCTCGGCTTCTTCGCCGTGCTGTCTCTGGCCTGCAACATCATCCTGATCTTCGCCGGCCTCTCCGGCGTTGGCGCCACGCTGACCCTGCCGGGGATCGCCGGTATCATCCTGACCATCGGTATGGCGGTGGACGCCAACGTGCTGGTCTTTGAACGGATCCGCGAAGAGCAAGGCGAAGGCCGCTCGCCGTGGACGGCCACACAGGCTGGCTATGAACGCGCCCTGTCGACCATCATGGACGCCAACATCACCACGCTGATCGCGGCAACCATCCTTTACCTGCTGGGCTCCGGTCCGGTGAAAGGCTTCGCCGTGACCCTGTCCATCGGCATCGTGACCTCCGTGTTCACGGCCTATGTCGTGACCCGGATGATCACGGTCGGATACATGAAACTGATGAAACCCAAGCGGTTCGGAATTTAG
- the yajC gene encoding preprotein translocase subunit YajC translates to MANKHVALFIAAALSALPAAAQEAGGRPGGGLFELLIMPIGLVAIFYFLLIRPQQQRAKKHSSMLTALKRGDTVVTSGGLVGKVNKVFDDEVSLDLGENVKVRVIKTMVIEVRGKAEPVAAND, encoded by the coding sequence ATGGCGAACAAGCACGTAGCGCTGTTCATCGCAGCTGCCCTGTCGGCGCTCCCGGCGGCCGCTCAGGAGGCAGGTGGCCGTCCGGGTGGCGGCCTGTTCGAGCTGCTGATCATGCCGATCGGTCTGGTTGCCATCTTCTACTTCCTGCTGATCCGTCCGCAGCAACAGCGCGCCAAGAAGCATTCTTCCATGCTGACGGCCCTGAAGCGTGGCGACACGGTGGTTACCTCCGGCGGTCTCGTCGGCAAGGTGAACAAGGTGTTCGACGACGAAGTTTCCCTCGACCTGGGTGAAAACGTGAAGGTTCGCGTGATCAAGACCATGGTGATCGAGGTGCGCGGCAAGGCCGAACCGGTCGCTGCAAACGACTAG
- a CDS encoding protein-L-isoaspartate(D-aspartate) O-methyltransferase, whose product MAGLIADPFRAARLVLHLRQEGVTDDGVLRAMETIDRAAFIDDPALTNLAFENAMVPIPCGQIIPRPVTTGQLIQALQLEKGNKSRVLLIGAGSGYTAALLAQIASDVFALERFNALTGEIRRRILDLELSNLAVRCGDGLLGWPERGPYDRILLAGAVEEIPEALLSQLAKGGLLVVPVVTPDGQVLMRLHENGERERLGFRHALPLLREGPAQAL is encoded by the coding sequence ATGGCAGGCCTGATCGCCGATCCTTTCCGAGCCGCCCGGCTCGTTCTCCACCTGCGGCAGGAGGGCGTGACCGATGACGGCGTGCTGCGTGCCATGGAAACCATCGACCGCGCCGCCTTCATCGACGACCCGGCGCTGACGAATCTCGCTTTCGAGAATGCCATGGTGCCGATCCCGTGCGGGCAGATCATCCCGCGCCCGGTGACCACGGGCCAGCTGATCCAGGCGCTACAGCTCGAAAAAGGCAACAAATCCCGTGTCCTGCTGATTGGCGCCGGCTCCGGCTACACCGCCGCGCTGCTGGCGCAGATCGCGTCTGATGTGTTCGCGCTGGAGCGTTTCAACGCGCTGACCGGGGAGATCCGGCGCCGGATCCTCGATCTGGAACTGTCCAACCTGGCAGTGCGCTGCGGCGATGGCCTGCTCGGCTGGCCGGAGCGGGGGCCGTATGACCGCATCCTCCTGGCCGGCGCGGTGGAGGAGATTCCGGAAGCGCTGCTCTCCCAGCTGGCAAAAGGCGGCCTGCTGGTGGTCCCCGTGGTGACGCCGGACGGGCAGGTCCTGATGCGCCTGCATGAGAATGGCGAGCGCGAACGCCTCGGCTTCCGCCACGCGTTGCCCCTGTTGCGCGAGGGCCCCGCACAGGCGCTCTGA